A stretch of Methanosphaerula palustris E1-9c DNA encodes these proteins:
- a CDS encoding DMT family transporter — MGLPDDRGDLRGGLGGANQYPYGFTRPFPTLITLVTMGLSVYFLSLATRSLPLGTAYAVWTGTVIAGMILFNEPRGLARFLCILLILAGIAGLNLTVQQ, encoded by the coding sequence ATGGGCCTACCTGATGATCGCGGGGATCTTCGAGGCGGTCTGGGCGGTGCTAACCAGTACCCCTATGGGTTCACCCGGCCATTTCCCACGCTAATCACCCTGGTGACGATGGGGTTGAGCGTCTACTTCCTCTCCCTTGCAACCAGGTCTCTCCCTCTCGGGACCGCCTATGCGGTCTGGACCGGGACCGTGATCGCCGGGATGATCCTTTTCAACGAGCCCCGCGGCCTGGCCCGGTTCCTCTGCATTCTGCTGATCCTGGCAGGGATCGCAGGGCTGAACCTGACTGTCCAGCAGTGA
- a CDS encoding hybrid sensor histidine kinase/response regulator has product MVSVLFVSDDPDLLRSIALDRSYDLTPCVSAEAALVLVQERFDLIVSDGGIALLGPLRSAGDQTPFILLSDEQQVCAEGLVAGADLCLCSGGDPDTRIQILQRALHLITDRQRQVAAQQVANATVSSITARVRHDILNQIMVLSGYAELLHDMVPDQSAQLFLEKIEKAAETINRNITFTRSYQDLGAGEARWQSLAPVLIAAAKQAGSGVTLDASAVGEVSLFAEQHLPEVCAALFSYAVIHRSPVTLVRLTVERTSAGLVLVWEDDGLPIPEKDRNRLLEYGYLHMSGYDLFLAVASLSVTGITLSVAPDQQSGARFQITVPYGVHRG; this is encoded by the coding sequence ATGGTTTCGGTTCTCTTCGTTAGTGATGACCCGGATCTGCTCAGATCGATTGCTCTGGACAGGAGCTACGATCTCACTCCCTGCGTCAGTGCCGAGGCGGCGCTCGTGCTCGTTCAGGAACGATTCGATCTGATTGTTTCAGACGGCGGGATAGCACTGCTCGGACCACTCCGCAGCGCCGGTGATCAGACTCCGTTCATCCTGCTTTCAGATGAACAACAGGTCTGTGCGGAAGGGCTTGTTGCAGGGGCTGACCTCTGTTTATGTAGCGGAGGGGATCCAGACACCAGAATCCAGATCCTACAGAGAGCATTGCACCTGATCACCGATCGACAGAGGCAGGTCGCTGCGCAACAGGTGGCGAACGCTACAGTCAGCAGTATCACCGCTCGGGTCAGGCATGACATTCTGAACCAGATCATGGTGCTGAGCGGGTATGCAGAGCTTCTTCACGATATGGTCCCTGATCAATCGGCGCAACTCTTCCTGGAGAAGATCGAGAAAGCAGCAGAGACGATAAACCGGAACATCACCTTTACTCGTTCGTATCAGGACCTGGGCGCTGGCGAGGCCCGGTGGCAGTCGCTGGCTCCAGTTCTCATCGCGGCCGCAAAACAGGCCGGCTCTGGAGTCACCCTCGATGCCTCTGCAGTGGGGGAGGTTAGTCTCTTCGCCGAACAGCACCTCCCGGAGGTCTGCGCGGCCCTCTTCTCGTATGCTGTCATCCACCGATCCCCGGTCACCCTGGTCCGGTTGACCGTGGAGAGGACCAGTGCGGGGTTGGTGCTGGTCTGGGAGGACGACGGCCTTCCCATCCCGGAGAAGGACCGGAACCGGCTCTTGGAATATGGATACCTTCATATGTCCGGGTATGATCTCTTCCTCGCTGTGGCGTCCCTCTCGGTGACCGGCATCACCCTTTCGGTAGCTCCGGACCAGCAGTCCGGTGCCCGGTTTCAGATCACGGTTCCCTACGGTGTCCACAGGGGGTGA
- a CDS encoding Coenzyme F420 hydrogenase/dehydrogenase, beta subunit C-terminal domain yields MEERSYKDLSGAVWEKGLCAGCGACVAVCPADALCMDQGTGSSDHPRNNGYCKAANDGVPCGACYAVCPRVQPHAEESIGPVLSMHAARAAFEIEGRQSGGAVTAILVNALEEGLIDAVVTVTADQWTMLPHSTVITSSEALITGAGSRYNWWVPLLAALKEAVVTRKYKRIAIVGVPCVVQAVEQMRSSEHDLLRPYARAIRLLIGLFCTESFDYQRLMEGKLVHEFSIEPWQIRKMDVKGVLEVLLKDGNAITIPLKDLADCVRPGCHTCNDLTGVDADLSAGSVGSPEGCTTLLVRTKTGAGFVQSALDHNRLLLEGEVDTCAIEKLAGIKIRRSHHP; encoded by the coding sequence ATGGAAGAGAGAAGTTACAAGGATCTGAGCGGGGCTGTCTGGGAGAAGGGTCTCTGTGCAGGCTGTGGCGCCTGTGTGGCGGTCTGCCCTGCCGATGCGCTCTGTATGGACCAGGGAACAGGATCATCAGACCATCCCCGAAACAATGGCTACTGCAAGGCGGCCAATGATGGGGTCCCCTGTGGGGCCTGCTATGCGGTCTGCCCACGCGTTCAACCGCATGCTGAGGAGTCGATCGGACCAGTTCTTTCGATGCATGCGGCCAGGGCCGCGTTTGAGATCGAGGGGAGACAGAGTGGAGGGGCCGTGACGGCCATCCTCGTCAATGCCCTTGAGGAGGGGCTGATCGATGCGGTGGTGACCGTGACGGCCGATCAGTGGACGATGCTTCCGCACTCAACAGTGATCACCTCATCCGAGGCGCTGATCACCGGTGCCGGCTCTCGGTACAACTGGTGGGTGCCATTGCTGGCTGCGCTGAAGGAGGCGGTGGTTACGCGGAAGTACAAGCGGATCGCCATCGTCGGGGTACCCTGCGTGGTTCAGGCCGTCGAACAGATGCGGTCGAGTGAGCATGACCTGCTCCGTCCGTATGCCCGGGCAATACGTCTGCTGATCGGTCTCTTCTGCACCGAGTCGTTCGATTACCAGAGGCTGATGGAAGGAAAACTGGTCCATGAGTTCTCGATCGAGCCCTGGCAGATCAGAAAGATGGATGTGAAGGGCGTGCTCGAGGTACTCCTGAAAGATGGGAACGCGATCACGATCCCGCTCAAGGACCTTGCCGACTGTGTTCGGCCGGGCTGTCACACCTGCAATGACCTGACCGGCGTCGACGCCGACCTCTCTGCCGGTTCGGTGGGATCCCCGGAGGGGTGCACGACACTGCTCGTCAGGACAAAGACTGGTGCAGGTTTTGTGCAGAGTGCCCTCGATCACAACCGGCTCTTACTCGAAGGCGAGGTCGACACCTGTGCGATTGAAAAACTGGCAGGGATCAAGATCAGGCGATCTCATCACCCCTGA
- a CDS encoding GltB/FmdC/FwdC-like GXGXG domain-containing protein, with protein sequence MMESVTIDAAGMHYTPLNKQIRAAVAAGVKRIVLEHVLGQRFIADGLRGDDVVIEIHGVPGGDLGMFMSGPTVIVHGNCEHAPGNTMDSGTIVVHGSAGDAVAHSMRGGTIFVRGHIGYRGGIHMKQYQEKRPTLVIGEYSRAFLGEYMAGGTVLVLGLHGGVPVEERGLGSGIHGGEIIIRGDVDDQYLGVGAMKTVLSEQDRERIAPLIRQFADHFGIDAAPLLSAAYTRIVPVSGRPFAGKYTNE encoded by the coding sequence ATGATGGAGAGCGTGACCATCGATGCAGCAGGGATGCATTACACCCCCCTGAACAAACAGATCCGGGCGGCGGTCGCTGCAGGGGTGAAACGGATCGTGCTCGAGCATGTGCTCGGGCAGCGATTCATCGCCGACGGCCTCCGGGGCGATGACGTGGTGATCGAGATCCACGGGGTCCCTGGAGGAGACCTTGGAATGTTCATGAGCGGACCAACGGTGATCGTCCATGGCAACTGCGAACATGCTCCGGGAAACACGATGGACAGCGGCACGATCGTGGTCCACGGGAGTGCTGGCGATGCGGTCGCCCACAGTATGCGGGGCGGTACGATATTCGTCCGCGGGCATATCGGCTACCGCGGCGGAATCCATATGAAGCAGTACCAGGAGAAGCGCCCGACCCTGGTGATCGGGGAGTACTCCCGTGCGTTCCTAGGTGAGTACATGGCAGGCGGGACCGTGCTGGTACTCGGTCTTCATGGTGGCGTTCCGGTTGAAGAGCGTGGTCTTGGGTCCGGCATCCATGGCGGGGAGATCATCATACGCGGTGATGTCGATGACCAGTACTTGGGGGTCGGGGCGATGAAGACAGTCCTGTCCGAACAGGACCGTGAGCGGATCGCACCGCTGATTCGGCAGTTTGCGGACCACTTTGGGATCGATGCGGCCCCGTTATTGAGTGCAGCGTATACCCGGATTGTACCGGTGAGCGGACGGCCTTTTGCAGGCAAATACACAAACGAGTGA
- a CDS encoding glutamate synthase-related protein, translated as MIGSLPLRYKVSIDSDQCMLCGRCVDNCSYGVFQKEEERIAIVNPRNCTACHRCIAMCPRDAISLKEKPLDYRTHPVWTREVRESIYNQARTGKIILSGMGNAGSYPIIFDRLVLDACQVTNPSIDPLREPMELRTYIGKKPARLSVREHDGEVDLLTTLAPNLQLETPIMIGHMSYGAISLNAQTAIAKAAEKAGTFMGTGEGGLHKTLYPFQKHMIVQVASGRFGVDINYLERGAAIEIKIGQGAKPGIGGHLPGEKVNEEVSLTRMIPVGSDAISPAPHHDIYSIEDLAQLVRALKEATEWKKPVFVKIAAVHNVAAIAAGIARSSADAVVIDGFRGGTGAAPRVFRDHVGIPIEAAVAAVDAKLRSQGIRNEISIIASGGIRDSTDVTKVIALGADAVYIGTAALVALGCRVCGSCYRNLCPWGIATQRQDLVNRLDPEVGATQVANLIQGWTLEIMDLMGAAGINSIESLRGNRDRLRGYMLDESMMKVLDVKPVGA; from the coding sequence ATGATCGGGAGTCTCCCACTCAGGTACAAAGTCTCGATTGATTCAGATCAATGCATGCTCTGCGGCAGGTGTGTCGACAACTGTTCGTATGGGGTTTTTCAGAAGGAGGAGGAGCGGATCGCGATCGTCAACCCGCGGAACTGCACGGCCTGCCACCGGTGTATTGCGATGTGCCCCCGCGATGCGATCTCACTCAAAGAGAAGCCGCTTGATTATCGGACCCATCCGGTCTGGACGCGAGAGGTACGGGAGTCGATCTACAATCAAGCCCGGACCGGCAAGATCATCCTCTCCGGAATGGGGAATGCTGGCTCCTATCCGATCATCTTCGACCGGCTGGTCCTCGACGCCTGTCAGGTGACGAATCCGTCGATCGACCCGCTCCGTGAACCGATGGAACTCCGGACCTATATCGGAAAAAAACCAGCCCGGCTTTCTGTCCGGGAGCATGATGGAGAGGTTGACCTGCTGACCACGCTGGCACCGAACCTGCAGCTTGAAACTCCGATCATGATCGGGCATATGAGTTACGGGGCGATCAGCCTGAATGCCCAGACAGCGATTGCGAAGGCCGCAGAGAAGGCCGGCACCTTCATGGGCACCGGCGAGGGTGGTCTCCATAAGACCCTGTACCCGTTCCAGAAACATATGATCGTCCAGGTTGCTTCAGGGAGGTTCGGGGTTGACATCAACTACTTGGAACGCGGAGCAGCGATCGAGATCAAGATCGGACAGGGGGCCAAACCGGGGATCGGCGGCCACCTCCCCGGTGAGAAGGTGAATGAGGAGGTCTCGCTGACCAGGATGATCCCAGTTGGCAGTGATGCGATCAGTCCGGCACCGCACCATGACATCTATTCGATCGAGGATCTGGCTCAACTGGTCAGGGCGCTCAAGGAAGCGACCGAGTGGAAGAAGCCGGTCTTTGTGAAGATCGCCGCGGTCCACAACGTGGCCGCGATCGCAGCTGGGATCGCCCGATCTTCGGCGGATGCAGTGGTGATCGACGGGTTCCGCGGCGGTACCGGGGCTGCTCCGCGGGTCTTCCGGGATCATGTCGGTATCCCAATCGAGGCGGCCGTAGCCGCGGTCGATGCCAAACTTCGGTCACAGGGGATCAGAAACGAGATTTCGATCATTGCCAGCGGCGGGATCCGGGACTCAACCGATGTGACGAAGGTGATCGCCCTCGGTGCAGACGCTGTCTATATCGGGACAGCAGCGCTGGTCGCGCTCGGATGCAGGGTCTGCGGTAGTTGTTATCGCAACCTCTGCCCCTGGGGGATCGCGACTCAGCGGCAAGATCTCGTGAACCGGCTTGACCCCGAGGTTGGGGCGACGCAGGTTGCCAACCTGATCCAGGGGTGGACCCTGGAGATCATGGACCTGATGGGTGCGGCTGGAATCAACAGCATTGAGAGCCTCCGCGGCAACCGGGATCGGCTCCGCGGGTATATGCTCGACGAATCGATGATGAAGGTGCTCGATGTGAAACCGGTGGGGGCGTGA
- a CDS encoding class II glutamine amidotransferase translates to MCGIIGVIDRNRSLMDGSHIKSALSMMNERGSGEGAGYVAYGVYPEFKDYYALHVFFDNVHEHKKAVDALLSQWGTIIHDEEIPTYEQQGLRRVHTPWRYFFAPDTSLMTRSSTPAEDIVTSLVMKVNTQVTGALIFSSGKNLGVFKAAGWPEEVADFYRIEDYSGYIWMGHNRYPTNTPGWWGGAHPFNLLNWSVVHNGEITSYGTNRRYIESFGYQCSMFTDTEVVAYMVDLLARQHGLSQEMTVRALAPPFWDEIDREVPKQQELDRAIRLTYASAMMNGPFAIVVADQDTMVAFTDRSKLRPLVGAENGSKLYVSSEEAAIRAMDPDIDDVFTPRAGDPIIGRVVA, encoded by the coding sequence ATGTGTGGGATAATTGGTGTTATCGATCGGAACCGGTCCCTGATGGACGGTTCTCATATAAAATCGGCGCTCTCCATGATGAACGAGCGGGGGAGCGGCGAAGGAGCTGGCTATGTCGCCTATGGCGTCTATCCTGAGTTCAAGGACTACTATGCACTGCACGTCTTCTTCGACAATGTGCATGAGCACAAGAAGGCGGTCGATGCACTGCTCAGTCAGTGGGGTACCATCATCCATGACGAGGAGATCCCGACCTATGAACAGCAGGGTCTGCGCAGGGTGCACACGCCATGGCGGTACTTCTTCGCCCCGGATACCAGCCTGATGACACGCAGTTCCACACCTGCAGAGGATATTGTGACCAGCCTGGTGATGAAGGTGAACACCCAGGTGACCGGAGCCCTGATCTTCTCTTCAGGCAAGAACCTCGGTGTCTTCAAGGCCGCAGGATGGCCAGAAGAGGTTGCCGACTTCTACCGGATCGAGGACTACTCAGGCTACATCTGGATGGGACACAACCGCTACCCGACCAATACTCCAGGCTGGTGGGGCGGGGCTCACCCGTTCAATCTGTTGAATTGGTCGGTCGTGCACAATGGTGAGATCACCTCGTACGGGACCAACCGGCGATATATCGAGAGCTTTGGGTATCAATGCTCGATGTTCACCGACACCGAGGTCGTTGCCTACATGGTCGATCTGCTGGCCCGCCAGCATGGTCTCTCACAGGAGATGACCGTCCGTGCGCTTGCCCCGCCGTTCTGGGACGAGATCGACCGGGAAGTGCCGAAGCAGCAGGAACTCGACCGGGCGATCCGGCTCACCTATGCCTCGGCGATGATGAACGGACCGTTCGCCATTGTGGTAGCCGACCAGGATACAATGGTCGCGTTCACCGATCGCTCCAAGCTCCGTCCGCTGGTCGGGGCAGAGAACGGTTCGAAGCTGTATGTCTCCAGTGAAGAGGCAGCTATCCGTGCGATGGATCCGGATATCGACGACGTCTTCACTCCGAGAGCAGGCGACCCGATCATCGGGAGGGTCGTGGCATGA
- the glnA gene encoding type I glutamate--ammonia ligase, with protein MSGDVVSGMLERIDADLIKFIRLQFTDILGIPKNVAIPVEQAEKALTEGIWFDGSSIEGFTRIEESDMLLKPDPATYAILPWRPQDGRVARFICDLQTYGGKPFEGDPRYVLKKTLAEAAKMGFSFNTGPELEFFLFQMQNGRPTTEFVDRGAYFDLAPNDAAEDVRREIVLALSDMGFEIEASHHEVAESQHEIDFKYSDALDTADKVITFKFAAKAIALKSGMHATFMPKPIGGINGSGMHTHGSLSKDGKNIFFDPNGDKQLSDTARYYIGGLLHHARAITRVANPTINSYKRLVPGYEAPVYVSWSTANRSALIRVPAARGNSTRAEFRSPDPTCNPYLTFASMLAAGLDGIKNKIEPPESTDVNIFHMTATERKNLGITMLPGSLYEAHEALLADPVITNTLGNHVVSGLSAITTAEHDSFRMAVHPWEIERYLNTF; from the coding sequence ATGTCTGGAGACGTAGTATCCGGGATGCTGGAACGGATCGATGCGGATCTGATAAAATTCATCAGACTGCAGTTCACCGATATCCTTGGAATCCCAAAGAATGTGGCCATCCCTGTGGAGCAGGCAGAGAAAGCACTCACTGAGGGAATATGGTTTGATGGTTCATCTATAGAAGGTTTTACCAGGATCGAGGAGTCCGACATGTTGCTCAAGCCGGACCCTGCGACCTACGCGATCCTTCCGTGGAGACCACAGGACGGCAGAGTGGCACGGTTCATCTGTGACCTTCAGACCTACGGTGGCAAGCCTTTCGAGGGCGACCCACGGTATGTGCTGAAGAAGACCCTGGCAGAAGCCGCAAAGATGGGCTTCTCATTCAACACAGGCCCTGAACTGGAGTTCTTCCTCTTCCAGATGCAGAACGGCAGACCCACCACCGAGTTCGTCGACAGGGGTGCGTACTTCGATCTGGCTCCGAACGATGCAGCAGAGGATGTCAGGCGGGAGATCGTTCTCGCCCTCTCTGATATGGGCTTTGAGATCGAGGCGTCGCACCACGAAGTGGCCGAGAGCCAGCATGAAATCGATTTCAAGTACAGCGATGCTCTGGATACCGCAGACAAGGTGATCACCTTCAAGTTTGCAGCCAAGGCGATTGCACTCAAGAGCGGAATGCATGCGACATTCATGCCCAAGCCGATCGGCGGAATCAACGGTAGTGGTATGCATACCCACGGTTCGCTCTCAAAGGACGGAAAGAACATCTTCTTCGATCCAAATGGCGACAAACAGCTCTCAGACACAGCACGTTATTACATCGGTGGGCTGCTCCACCATGCCCGTGCCATCACCCGGGTCGCCAACCCGACGATCAACTCGTACAAGCGGCTGGTGCCAGGCTATGAAGCCCCAGTCTATGTCTCCTGGTCTACAGCCAACCGTTCAGCCCTGATCAGGGTGCCGGCAGCCCGTGGCAACAGCACCAGGGCAGAGTTCAGATCCCCTGACCCGACGTGCAACCCGTACCTGACCTTCGCCTCGATGCTCGCGGCTGGGCTCGACGGGATCAAGAACAAGATCGAGCCACCGGAGTCGACCGATGTGAACATCTTCCACATGACCGCAACAGAGCGGAAGAATCTTGGGATCACGATGTTGCCAGGCAGCCTCTACGAAGCCCACGAGGCACTGCTCGCGGACCCGGTCATCACCAACACTCTAGGCAACCACGTGGTCAGCGGTCTCAGTGCCATCACCACCGCAGAGCACGACTCGTTCAGGATGGCCGTGCACCCCTGGGAGATCGAGCGCTACCTCAACACCTTCTAA
- a CDS encoding DUF4346 domain-containing protein: MPVLLPTGAATYQLVSEAATGFDAEVVVTGEIASFLTPLQLLSLLKERQYDLVIVSGMCTASFVQVEQETGVPVFRGPRHAADLPLILSRLGSLELSRTLPADELIRLQRQEEAGRKLAGLERSAIPDLLIRRVKIGGGSRMKVLAEVMDAPRQPDLAAVVTDLFSRGADIVDLGFGFDATPEDVRRCFSAVESIEGPLAVDSQDPALIRAALFRADLVLSLHEENIPLVGAEVASAGVAAVVVPRYQSLVENLALAEEAGIVSLIADPLLQPVGSGLVRSLREFPEEPGYPLFFGAGNVTELIDADSVGVQALLAGMALEVHAALVFASEHSDKTHGAVEEMRRATEMMMLVRCRPYPKDVGLDLLVIKEKRRRREPPLAYQQRIEVSPLAADLTYDPAGNFRIGIEDGQIVAVHNGTAFVGSHWEEVFAEIQAEGLVSLLDHAAYLGKELYKAELALSFGRSFEQDGPF, from the coding sequence ATGCCTGTTCTTCTACCGACCGGTGCAGCGACCTATCAACTCGTCAGTGAGGCTGCCACAGGGTTTGATGCTGAGGTGGTCGTGACTGGGGAGATCGCCTCGTTTCTGACTCCACTACAGCTCCTCTCCCTGCTCAAAGAGCGACAGTACGATCTCGTGATCGTATCAGGGATGTGTACCGCGTCCTTTGTTCAGGTTGAGCAGGAGACCGGGGTGCCGGTCTTCCGTGGTCCAAGGCATGCTGCCGACCTCCCCCTGATCCTCTCCAGACTCGGCTCACTTGAACTTTCGCGGACGCTTCCTGCTGATGAACTGATCCGACTTCAACGCCAGGAGGAGGCCGGCAGAAAACTGGCTGGACTGGAGCGGTCGGCCATTCCAGACCTGCTGATCCGGAGGGTGAAGATCGGTGGCGGCTCGCGGATGAAAGTGCTGGCCGAGGTGATGGACGCCCCCCGGCAGCCTGACCTGGCAGCCGTGGTCACCGACCTCTTCTCCCGTGGTGCTGACATCGTCGACCTGGGATTCGGGTTCGATGCGACCCCGGAGGATGTTCGCCGGTGCTTTTCAGCGGTCGAGTCGATCGAGGGGCCACTGGCCGTGGACTCGCAGGACCCTGCGTTAATTAGAGCCGCTCTCTTCCGGGCTGACCTGGTCCTCTCGCTCCACGAGGAGAACATTCCGCTGGTCGGTGCAGAGGTGGCGTCCGCCGGTGTCGCGGCTGTGGTGGTACCACGCTATCAGTCCCTGGTCGAGAACCTGGCCCTCGCCGAAGAGGCCGGGATTGTCTCGCTGATCGCGGATCCTCTCCTCCAGCCAGTCGGGTCAGGGCTGGTCCGGTCGCTCCGGGAGTTCCCGGAGGAACCAGGGTATCCGCTTTTCTTCGGCGCAGGGAACGTCACCGAGCTGATCGATGCCGACTCTGTTGGGGTACAGGCCCTGCTGGCCGGGATGGCGCTTGAGGTTCACGCTGCTCTGGTCTTTGCCAGTGAACACTCGGACAAGACGCATGGGGCTGTCGAGGAGATGCGGCGGGCCACTGAGATGATGATGCTGGTCCGGTGCCGGCCCTATCCCAAGGACGTCGGCCTCGATCTGTTGGTGATCAAGGAGAAGCGGCGGCGGCGGGAGCCCCCACTCGCCTACCAGCAGCGGATCGAGGTGTCACCCCTCGCCGCGGATCTCACCTATGATCCGGCCGGGAACTTCAGGATCGGAATCGAGGACGGCCAGATCGTGGCCGTACACAACGGGACCGCCTTTGTTGGTTCTCATTGGGAGGAGGTCTTTGCTGAGATTCAGGCAGAGGGTCTGGTCTCCCTCCTCGACCATGCCGCCTATCTCGGAAAGGAGCTGTACAAGGCCGAACTGGCGCTCAGCTTCGGACGGTCGTTTGAACAGGACGGTCCCTTCTGA
- a CDS encoding PHP domain-containing protein → MLNCDLHIHTNHSRDGESSVEEILLQAEKVGLDAIAITDHDTMDGAWYAAKIKSRVLVIPGIEVSTAQGHLLVLGGTSVIPPSLDVIETIRLANAQGAVTILPHPFHIWRHAVGLKVKSALEAVDAIEVFNSRYIVGQANRKAARGARRVHKPAVGGSDAHHARYVGFGRTTIDAERTVESILEAIRAGKTVPGGRMTPLRTYTRQSIKSTWRRVRRHVHR, encoded by the coding sequence ATGCTCAACTGTGACCTGCATATCCATACCAACCACTCACGCGACGGCGAGTCGAGCGTCGAGGAGATCCTGCTTCAGGCAGAGAAGGTCGGGCTGGATGCAATTGCAATCACTGATCATGATACGATGGACGGGGCCTGGTACGCGGCTAAAATCAAAAGTCGTGTGCTTGTAATCCCCGGGATCGAAGTCTCGACAGCACAGGGGCACCTGCTCGTACTCGGAGGGACCAGCGTGATCCCGCCCAGCCTCGACGTGATCGAGACAATACGACTCGCCAACGCCCAGGGTGCTGTGACGATCCTGCCCCATCCGTTCCACATCTGGAGGCATGCCGTCGGGCTGAAAGTGAAGTCCGCTCTTGAGGCGGTCGACGCGATCGAGGTCTTCAATAGCCGGTACATCGTCGGGCAGGCGAACAGAAAGGCCGCACGCGGGGCACGCAGGGTTCACAAGCCAGCTGTTGGTGGTTCAGACGCTCATCATGCCCGGTACGTCGGGTTTGGAAGGACAACCATCGATGCTGAGAGGACCGTCGAATCTATCCTCGAAGCGATTCGGGCCGGAAAGACCGTGCCCGGTGGAAGAATGACCCCACTGCGGACCTATACCCGGCAATCGATCAAAAGTACCTGGCGGCGTGTCCGGCGCCATGTCCACCGATGA
- the truA gene encoding tRNA pseudouridine(38-40) synthase TruA, whose product MRLAFQLSYDGNQFRGSQLQPAYRTVEGELITACQRVQLFDDPCKAGFALAGRTDRGVHARGQVGAFSTPFPERAVEALNGQLSPDLWCNGFAEVPPSFHPRFDAISRTYRYFFADWPLDIRAMDQAAAALIGTHDFSRLARVREKSPIRTVKSARVFQDRGIPVFEVTAHTYLWHMVRCMAAALLLIGTHEREPELMERLLSGKCRRNPPAAPADGLVLWDVDCGVTFTPTEPDPRSRDWIGSARREAMVRERIIGLLDRSGVDRRGKEPGDDSGRDLL is encoded by the coding sequence ATGAGGCTGGCATTCCAGCTCTCGTACGACGGGAACCAGTTCCGGGGGTCCCAGCTCCAACCTGCCTACCGGACGGTTGAGGGGGAGCTTATCACCGCCTGTCAGCGGGTCCAGCTCTTCGATGATCCTTGCAAGGCAGGGTTCGCCCTGGCTGGCAGGACCGACCGGGGTGTGCACGCCCGGGGCCAGGTCGGTGCCTTCTCAACACCGTTCCCCGAGCGGGCGGTGGAGGCGCTCAACGGGCAGCTCTCACCCGACCTATGGTGTAACGGGTTCGCCGAAGTGCCTCCCTCGTTCCACCCGCGCTTCGATGCCATATCACGCACATACCGCTACTTCTTTGCCGACTGGCCCCTCGATATCAGAGCGATGGATCAGGCCGCAGCGGCCCTGATCGGGACTCACGACTTCTCACGACTCGCACGGGTGAGGGAGAAGAGCCCGATCCGGACCGTCAAGTCGGCCCGGGTTTTCCAGGACAGAGGGATACCGGTCTTTGAAGTGACCGCCCACACCTATCTCTGGCACATGGTCAGGTGCATGGCGGCGGCGCTCCTCCTGATCGGAACCCACGAACGGGAGCCAGAACTGATGGAGCGGCTCCTCTCTGGGAAATGCAGAAGAAACCCGCCGGCAGCCCCGGCTGATGGATTGGTGCTCTGGGACGTGGACTGTGGGGTCACCTTCACCCCGACTGAACCCGACCCACGGAGCAGGGACTGGATTGGTTCGGCCAGGCGGGAGGCGATGGTCCGGGAACGGATCATTGGCCTCCTAGACCGGAGTGGCGTTGACCGACGGGGGAAGGAGCCGGGCGATGATAGCGGACGGGACCTGCTCTGA